Proteins from a single region of Oryza brachyantha chromosome 6, ObraRS2, whole genome shotgun sequence:
- the LOC121054747 gene encoding AT-hook motif nuclear-localized protein 25-like has translation MAGMDPAGGGGVAAHYLHMLRAQQQQHHQQQQQPLSPTGDVKAERSMPSPDESHAAADADPGSSSAMVVAEDGGGSGGSGGPMRRPRGRPLGSKNKPKPPIIVTRDSPNALHSHVLEVAAGTDIVECVCEFARRRGRGVSVLSGGGSVANVALRQPGASPPGSLVATMRGQFEILSLTGTVLPPPAPPSASGLTVFLSGGQGQVVGGSVAGQLVAAGPVFLMAASFANAVYERLPLEGEDPDEAAAAAAPPPAEAAQPTGPPPQQPTASQSSEVTGGGDGGGGLGMYLGGHVGSYQQHQLPGPGDSNFGSWSGSIRPPPF, from the coding sequence ATGGCCGGGATGGACCCCGCCGGTGGTGGGGGCGTGGCGGCGCACTACCTGCACATGCTCCgtgcgcagcagcagcagcatcaccagcagcagcagcagccgctgTCACCGACAGGCGATGTCAAGGCGGAGCGCTCCATGCCGTCGCCGGATGAGAGCCACGCCGCGGCAGACGCCGACCCAGGGTCGTCGTCGGCcatggtggtggcggaggacgggggcggcagcggcgggtcTGGCGGCCCGATGCGGCGCCCGCGCGGGAGGCCGCTGGGCTCCAAGAACAAGCCCAAGCCGCCCATCATCGTGACGCGGGACAGCCCCAACGCGCTCCACTCCCACGTCCTCGAGGTCGCCGCGGGCACCGACATCGTCGAGTGCGTCTGCGAgttcgcgcgccgccgcggccgcggcgtctCCGTGCTCAGCGGCGGGGGCTCCGTCGCCAACGTGGCCCTCCGCCAGCCCGGCGCATCGCCCCCGGGCAGCCTGGTCGCCACCATGCGCGGGCAGTTCGAGATCCTGTCCCTCACGGGCACCGtcctcccgccgcccgcgccgcccagCGCGAGCGGCCTCACCGTCTTCCTCTCCGGCGGGCAAGGCCAGGTGGTCGGCGGGAGCGTGGCCGGCCAGCTCGTCGCCGCGGGGCCCGTCTTCCTCATGGCCGCGTCGTTCGCCAATGCCGTCTACGAGCGTCTCCCACTCGAGGGAGAGGATCCcgacgaggccgccgccgccgccgctccacctCCCGCCGAGGCGGCGCAGCCAACCGGCCCACCACCGCAGCAGCCCACCGCCTCGCAGTCCTCCGAAgtgaccggcggcggtgacggcggcggtgggctcGGCATGTATCTTGGAGG